AACCAAAACCATAAATTCCGATAAAGATTATAGGAATTAAAGGAGGAAGCGAAATGAGTAAAGTGTATAATTCCGTTACTGAATTAATCGGCAATACCCCTATTGTTAAATTAAATAAGTTAGTAGATGCAGACAGTGCAGACGTTTATGTAAAGTTGGAATGGTATAACCCTGGAAGCAGTGTAAAAGACAGAATTGCCCTCAATATGATAGAAGCTGCAGAAAAAGCAGGTAAAATAAAGCCAGGTGACACTATTGTAGAACCTACCAGTGGAAATACAGGAATAGGTTTAGCGATGATTGGAGCAGCTAAAGGCTATCGAGTTATATTAACCATGCCCGATACCATGAGTTTAGAAAGAAGAAAACTCTTAAAAGCATTTGGTGCAGAACTTCATTTAACGCCTGGTGCAGAAGGAATGACAGGTGCGATCAATAAAGCTAAGGAATTAGTGGAACAAGAAGGCTACTTCATGCCACAGCAATTTGAAAACCCAGCAAACCCTGAAATTCATCGCAAAACAACCGGAAAAGAAATTTTAGAAGCTATGGGTACAGATATAGACGCATTTGTATCTGCCATAGGAACTGGCGGAACCATTACAGGCTGCGGTCAAGTCTTAAAAGAAGCCATTCCGAATATAGAAATTGTAGCAGTTGAACCTGCTAAATCTGCTGTATTATCAGGAGAAAAGAAAGGCCCTCACGTGATCCAAGGAATTGGTGCTGGATTTATTCCAGACGTATTGGATACGAAAGTCTATGATTCCATTGAAAAGATTGCAGACGAAGAAGCGTTAGAGACTGCAAGAAGAATGGCAAAAGAAGAAGGTATTCTTGTAGGAATTTCTTCCGGTGCTGCTATTGCCGCTGCCCTAAAAGTTGCTAAAAGACTTGGCAAAGGCAAAAAAGTTGTAACCATTTCCCCAAGTTACGGAGAAAGATATTTAAGTACAGTATTATTTAATCAAGACTAATCTAAACATACAATATCCCCTTGAATTTTATTTCAAGGGGATATTTGCTATTTAAAAAGCTTATGACTTATGTATTGTAGACCTTCTGCTCATTATGATACGATGAACACTGTTAGGCATACTAGAATAGGCATAAATACATCATATCTTTTTATGAGGCATTTATGTTTTATATACTTTTACAAAATACACAAGATGGAGAGGAATTACTATGATTAAAGCCATTTTCTTTGACTTAGATAATACCTTATGGGATCATGACAAAGCACAGGAAAAATCAATAGAAAGTGTTTACGGATATTTAAAAAAGCTTCATCCCATTCCAGATGATAAGGATACTTTTGCAAAGATTTATACTCATTGCAATGACAAAGTATGGGATGCCTATAAAAAAGGGCTGCTAAAGCATGAAGAAGTACGCATCAATCGTTTTATTGATTTACTGGAGCACTATGATATTAGAGATAGAGAATTAGCGATCACATTAAATGAATTATACATATCCATTTATCCCACATGGACTTTTTTGGTAGAGGGAGCAAAAGAGCTATTGGAAGAATTAATAAAAAAGTATCCTCTAGGAATCGTTACGAATGGTTTTCCAGAAACTCAAGCAATCAAATTAGAGCGATCGGATTTAAAGAAATACTTTAAGTGGTTTATATATTCTGGGGAAGTGGGAAAGGCTAAACCCCATCCGGAGATTTTTGATTTTGCCATGAAAAAAGCTCATATCTTACATAAAGAGGCTTTATTTATCGGAGATGATTTTGAGGCAGATATCATAGGTGCAAAGATTGTAGGACTAAAAACCATATGGTTTAATCCTAAAGGGAAAGTTGAACCAAGACAAGACCAGTATGCTGATTATATCGTTTCAAGTTTGAAACAAATAAGCGATATTGTCAAATTTCAAGAATCATGCTAAAATGTTTGAGATACAAGAATGTTAGGAGGAAATTGAATGTCAGGGCATTCTAAGTTTGCCAATATAAAACACAAAAAAGAAAAGGCTGATGCCAAGAAGGGAAAAATATTTACTAAACTTGGCAGAGAAATAGCAGTTGCCGTTAAAGAAGGCGGTTCAGATCCTGCAAACAATGCGAAATTAAGAGACGTTATTGCAAAAGCAAAATCAAACAATATGCCTAATGATACCATAGAAAGAAGCATCAAAAAAGCGGCAGGAGATGTATCTGGAGTTAGTTATGAGTCTATTACTTATGAAGGCTACGGTCCTAGCGGAGTAGCTGTTATAGTAGAAGTATTAACAGATAATAAAAATCGTACAGCAGCCAATGTTCGCCATGCTTTCACAAAAGGTGGAGGAAACATGGGAACCACTGGATGCGTATCCTTTATGTTTGATAAAAAAGGACAAATCATCATTGAAAGAAGCGACGACATCGACGAAGATGAGCTTATGATGCTTGCCCTGGATGCCGGAGCAGAAGATTTTAATGCAGAAGAAGAAGGATACGAAGTCTTAACAGCCCCTGAGGATTTTTCTGCTGTGAGAGAAGCCATTGAAAAAGCAGGAGTTAAGATGGCATCAGCAGAAATCGCAATGATTCCACAGACAACGACAACCTTAACAAATGAGCAAGACATAAAGAAAATGAGAACATTATTAGATATTCTTGAAGACGATGACGATGTTCAGGAAGTGTATCATAACTGGGATGAACCAGAGGAAGAGTAAACAGTTTTCTTAATATGATACAAAAGGATTTAGCCTTCTACTGGAAATATTTAAGCTATTTCTATAGAAGGCTTTTTGATTATCTTTTTTAGTATGCTAGTAAAAAAATCTTTATCCAAGGATGGATAAGTCTATGGGATAGAAGAGTAGCAGCTAAATTCTTGATATGTTTAGAGAATGATCATCCCTAAAGGAAACAATAATAAATAAAAACAGTATAGAATGATAGACTGATCTAATTTAGTGGAGGAAAATCATGCCTAAGAAAAACGAAATATATGAAACGCTTGTTGAAGAGGTAATATTTCCAAACAAAGGAATAGCCTATATAGATGGTAAAAAGGTAATTATAAAAAACGCTATAAAAGGACAAAAAGTAAAAGTACGCATTACCAAGAAGAGAAGAGACAAAATAGAAGCTTCAATTATAGAAGTTTTAGAAAGAGCTCCTATAGAAAAAGAAGCAGCTTGTCCTCATTTTGGAATATGTGGAGGATGCACCTATCAAACCTTGCCCTACGATGAACAGCTTAAACTCAAACAAAATCAAGTAAAAAGATTACTCGATAACGCAGGAATAGAAGGATATGAGTTTCTAGATATTGTGCCCAGTCCATCAGAATATTCCTATCGTAATAAGATGGAATTCTCCTTTGGTGACGTAGAAAAAGACGGGGATCTGGCTTTAGGTATGCATAAAAAGGGCAGTTTCTATGAAATGGTTACTGTAGAAGGCTGCCAAATCGTAGATGAAGACTTTACAAAAATTATGATGACAGTACTTGAATACTTTAAGGAGAGAAAAATTCCCTTTTATCATAATAGAAGACACGAAGGCTATCTTCGCCATTTGGTAGTACGAAAAAGTTCAAAGCTGGGCGAGATTTTAGTCAATTTAGTCACCAGTTCACAGATGGACATGGATTTATCAGGTTTAGTTAAAGAAATACTTGAACTTAAACTTGAAGGCGAAGTTAAAGGAATACTTCATACCATTAATGACAGTTTGGCAGATGTTGTTCAAAGTGACGAAACCCGCATTCTTTTCGGACAGGATTATTTTATGGAAGAACTCTTGGGACTGAAATTTAAAATATCAGCCTTTTCCTTCTTTCAAACCAATTCCTTAGGAGCAGAAAGACTTTATTCCGTAGTGAGAGACTTTGCCGGCTCCACAAAGGATAAAATCATATTCGATTTATATTGTGGCACAGGAACCATCGCACAAATCATGGCAGACGTATCCAAGAAAGTCATAGGTATCGAAATCGTAGAAGAAGCAGTAGAAGCAGCCAAAGAAAACGCCAAATTAAACGGTCTGGATAACTGCGAATTCATTGCCGGAGACGTGCTGACAAAAGTAGACGAACTAAAAGACAAGCCAGATTTAATCATCTTAGATCCACCACGAGACGGCATCCACCCCAAAGCCATCCATAAAATCATAAACTTCGGCGCCCCACAGATGGTATATGTATCCTGCAAACCAACATCCTTGGCAAGAGATTTGAAAGTGTTTGTAGAGAACGGCTATAAAGTGGAAAAGGTACAGTGCGTGGACATGTTTCCCCATACCCCACACGTTGAGTGCGTGACATTGATGTCAAGGGTTGAGAAGTAGGGGTATTCAAAACACTGATAAATAAAGGGTTTTCAAGGTTGTAAGATTTTCTGTCTGATGTCTGGCAGTCCTCTTAACCTTGGAAATCCTTATTTTTATTTATTGAGGAAACAGGTCGACTGTAAAAAAGTGTGTAGGGTTGAGTTGACAGATTAGATAAAATCGTAGGGTCGAGGAGATAGGATAGATATACATGGGGTTAAACAGATAATTGATTGAGAAAACACTTAGTAATTTAGGACTAAAGAACTTGAAATTATAGCGCAATGCGCTATAATGATAGTAGAAATTAAAACTTAAAGAGGAGATTCACTATGATTAATATAAAGAAAAAGTCGCTTTCTGGTTTTACTTTTATCGATTTATTTGCAGGATTAGGTGGTTTTCGAATTGCATTAGAATCGCTGGGTGCAAAATGTGTTTATTCAAGTGAATGGGATGAACCTGTAAGAGAAGTTTATGCAGAGAATTTTGGAGATATCCCTGATGGAGACATTACTCAAGTAGATGAAAACTCTATTCCTGATCATGATATTCTATGTGCTGGATTTCCATGTCAGGCTTTCTCAATAAGTGGGAAACAGCGTGGATTTGAAGATAGTAGAGGTACATTATTTTTTGATGTCGCAAGAATTGTGAAAGCTAAGAAGCCAAAGGTAGTTTTTATGGAAAATGTTAAGAATTTTGCTTCTCATGATAATGGTAATACTTTGTCCGTGGTAAAAACCATTATGGAAGAGTTGGGGTATACATTCCATCAGAGAGTTTTAAACGCTGCTGATTATGGAATTCCTCAAAAGAGAGAGCGTATTTACATGGTTTGCTTTAGAAATGATTTAGACATTGAAGAGTTTAATTTTCCAAAGCCTTTCCCATTGAAAAAACATGTTGAAGACTTTTTATTAGAAGATGAAAGCCAGGTAGAACATCTATACATACAGAGGCCAGATACTTATTTCAATGGGGTGGAAGATAACAAGTACAGTAACAAAC
The genomic region above belongs to Defluviitalea saccharophila and contains:
- a CDS encoding DNA cytosine methyltransferase, whose translation is MINIKKKSLSGFTFIDLFAGLGGFRIALESLGAKCVYSSEWDEPVREVYAENFGDIPDGDITQVDENSIPDHDILCAGFPCQAFSISGKQRGFEDSRGTLFFDVARIVKAKKPKVVFMENVKNFASHDNGNTLSVVKTIMEELGYTFHQRVLNAADYGIPQKRERIYMVCFRNDLDIEEFNFPKPFPLKKHVEDFLLEDESQVEHLYIQRPDTYFNGVEDNKYSNKPIRLGIVNKGGQGERIYSVKGIAITLSANGGGIFAKTGGYLINGKTRKLHPRECARLMGFPDSYKICKSDNQAYKQFGNSVVIDVLQLIGQEIGSAMEGAKNEGNRIQTMAI
- the rlmD gene encoding 23S rRNA (uracil(1939)-C(5))-methyltransferase RlmD, whose protein sequence is MPKKNEIYETLVEEVIFPNKGIAYIDGKKVIIKNAIKGQKVKVRITKKRRDKIEASIIEVLERAPIEKEAACPHFGICGGCTYQTLPYDEQLKLKQNQVKRLLDNAGIEGYEFLDIVPSPSEYSYRNKMEFSFGDVEKDGDLALGMHKKGSFYEMVTVEGCQIVDEDFTKIMMTVLEYFKERKIPFYHNRRHEGYLRHLVVRKSSKLGEILVNLVTSSQMDMDLSGLVKEILELKLEGEVKGILHTINDSLADVVQSDETRILFGQDYFMEELLGLKFKISAFSFFQTNSLGAERLYSVVRDFAGSTKDKIIFDLYCGTGTIAQIMADVSKKVIGIEIVEEAVEAAKENAKLNGLDNCEFIAGDVLTKVDELKDKPDLIILDPPRDGIHPKAIHKIINFGAPQMVYVSCKPTSLARDLKVFVENGYKVEKVQCVDMFPHTPHVECVTLMSRVEK
- a CDS encoding YjjG family noncanonical pyrimidine nucleotidase, translating into MIKAIFFDLDNTLWDHDKAQEKSIESVYGYLKKLHPIPDDKDTFAKIYTHCNDKVWDAYKKGLLKHEEVRINRFIDLLEHYDIRDRELAITLNELYISIYPTWTFLVEGAKELLEELIKKYPLGIVTNGFPETQAIKLERSDLKKYFKWFIYSGEVGKAKPHPEIFDFAMKKAHILHKEALFIGDDFEADIIGAKIVGLKTIWFNPKGKVEPRQDQYADYIVSSLKQISDIVKFQESC
- a CDS encoding YebC/PmpR family DNA-binding transcriptional regulator, with amino-acid sequence MSGHSKFANIKHKKEKADAKKGKIFTKLGREIAVAVKEGGSDPANNAKLRDVIAKAKSNNMPNDTIERSIKKAAGDVSGVSYESITYEGYGPSGVAVIVEVLTDNKNRTAANVRHAFTKGGGNMGTTGCVSFMFDKKGQIIIERSDDIDEDELMMLALDAGAEDFNAEEEGYEVLTAPEDFSAVREAIEKAGVKMASAEIAMIPQTTTTLTNEQDIKKMRTLLDILEDDDDVQEVYHNWDEPEEE
- the cysK gene encoding cysteine synthase A → MSKVYNSVTELIGNTPIVKLNKLVDADSADVYVKLEWYNPGSSVKDRIALNMIEAAEKAGKIKPGDTIVEPTSGNTGIGLAMIGAAKGYRVILTMPDTMSLERRKLLKAFGAELHLTPGAEGMTGAINKAKELVEQEGYFMPQQFENPANPEIHRKTTGKEILEAMGTDIDAFVSAIGTGGTITGCGQVLKEAIPNIEIVAVEPAKSAVLSGEKKGPHVIQGIGAGFIPDVLDTKVYDSIEKIADEEALETARRMAKEEGILVGISSGAAIAAALKVAKRLGKGKKVVTISPSYGERYLSTVLFNQD